From the genome of Globicephala melas chromosome 16, mGloMel1.2, whole genome shotgun sequence, one region includes:
- the C16H1orf198 gene encoding uncharacterized protein C1orf198 homolog isoform X2, whose protein sequence is MASMAAAIAASRSAVMSGNRPLDDRERKRFTYFSSLSPMARKIMQDKEKIREKYGPEWARLPPAQQDEIIDRCLVAPSAPAPRDSGDPEELARFPGLRGPTGQKVVRFGDESQMEFSVSFLSIQEPSCSTSTEPRPLSKAPQGSQALRPSQGSKSSSLDALGPAARKEEEASFWKINAERSRGEGPEAEFQSLTPSQIKSMEKGEKVLPVCYRQEPAPKAREAKVEKSSSLRQEQGVLPSVSVERERPQPAQACSSPLSEAAASEPVGDTEGALFSEPVPVQVSSSNVILKTGFDFLDNW, encoded by the exons ATGGCGTCCATGGCGGCGGCGATCGCGGCGTCGCGCTCGGCCGTCATGAGCGGGAACCGGCCTCTGGACGACAGGGAGCGGAAGCGCTTCACCTACTTCTCGTCGCTGAGCCCCATGGCCAGGAAGATCATGCAGGACAAGGAGAAGATCCGGGAGAAGTACGGGCCCGAGTGGGCGCGGCTGCCGCCCGCGCAGCAGGACGAGATCATCGACCGGTGCCTGGTGGCGCCGAGCGCCCCGGCGCCCCGCGACTCCGGGGACCCCGAGGAGCTGGCGCGCTTCCCCGGCCTGCGCGGGCCCACGGGCCAGAAGGTGGTGCGCTTCGGGGACGAG AGTCAGATGGAGTTCAGCGTGTCCTTCTTGTCCATCCAAGAGCCGAGCTGCAGCACTTCCACCGAGCCCAGGCCGCTGTCCAAAGCCCCTCAGGGCTCGCAGGCCCTCCGACCCTCCCAGGGCAGCAAGTCCTCCAGCCTGGATGCTCTGGGTCCCGCCGCCCGGAAGGAAGAGGAAGCGTCCTTCTGGAAGATCAATGCAGAGCGGTCCCGGGGGGAGGGCCCTGAGGCCGAGTTCCAGTCGCTGACCCCCAGCCAGATCAAGTCtatggagaaaggggaaaaggtCTTGCCTGTCTGTTACCGGCAGGAGCCCGCCCCGAAGGCCAGGGAGGCCAAGGTGGAAAAGTCCAGCAGCCTGCGCCAGGAGCAGGGGGTCCTGCCCAGCGTCAGCGTGGAGCGAGAGAGACCCCAGCCCGCCCAGGCCTGCAGCAGCCCGCTGAGCGAAGCCGCCGCCTCCGAGCCCGTGGGGGACACGGAGGGTGCTCTGTTCTCGGAACCCGTGCCTGTACAG GTCAGCTCAAGTAATGTCATCTTGAAGACAGGATTTGATTTTCTGGACAATTGGTAA
- the C16H1orf198 gene encoding uncharacterized protein C1orf198 homolog isoform X1, protein MASMAAAIAASRSAVMSGNRPLDDRERKRFTYFSSLSPMARKIMQDKEKIREKYGPEWARLPPAQQDEIIDRCLVAPSAPAPRDSGDPEELARFPGLRGPTGQKVVRFGDEDITWQDEHSAPFSWETRSQMEFSVSFLSIQEPSCSTSTEPRPLSKAPQGSQALRPSQGSKSSSLDALGPAARKEEEASFWKINAERSRGEGPEAEFQSLTPSQIKSMEKGEKVLPVCYRQEPAPKAREAKVEKSSSLRQEQGVLPSVSVERERPQPAQACSSPLSEAAASEPVGDTEGALFSEPVPVQVSSSNVILKTGFDFLDNW, encoded by the exons ATGGCGTCCATGGCGGCGGCGATCGCGGCGTCGCGCTCGGCCGTCATGAGCGGGAACCGGCCTCTGGACGACAGGGAGCGGAAGCGCTTCACCTACTTCTCGTCGCTGAGCCCCATGGCCAGGAAGATCATGCAGGACAAGGAGAAGATCCGGGAGAAGTACGGGCCCGAGTGGGCGCGGCTGCCGCCCGCGCAGCAGGACGAGATCATCGACCGGTGCCTGGTGGCGCCGAGCGCCCCGGCGCCCCGCGACTCCGGGGACCCCGAGGAGCTGGCGCGCTTCCCCGGCCTGCGCGGGCCCACGGGCCAGAAGGTGGTGCGCTTCGGGGACGAG gacATAACTTGGCAAGATGAGCactctgcccctttctcctgGGAAACGAGG AGTCAGATGGAGTTCAGCGTGTCCTTCTTGTCCATCCAAGAGCCGAGCTGCAGCACTTCCACCGAGCCCAGGCCGCTGTCCAAAGCCCCTCAGGGCTCGCAGGCCCTCCGACCCTCCCAGGGCAGCAAGTCCTCCAGCCTGGATGCTCTGGGTCCCGCCGCCCGGAAGGAAGAGGAAGCGTCCTTCTGGAAGATCAATGCAGAGCGGTCCCGGGGGGAGGGCCCTGAGGCCGAGTTCCAGTCGCTGACCCCCAGCCAGATCAAGTCtatggagaaaggggaaaaggtCTTGCCTGTCTGTTACCGGCAGGAGCCCGCCCCGAAGGCCAGGGAGGCCAAGGTGGAAAAGTCCAGCAGCCTGCGCCAGGAGCAGGGGGTCCTGCCCAGCGTCAGCGTGGAGCGAGAGAGACCCCAGCCCGCCCAGGCCTGCAGCAGCCCGCTGAGCGAAGCCGCCGCCTCCGAGCCCGTGGGGGACACGGAGGGTGCTCTGTTCTCGGAACCCGTGCCTGTACAG GTCAGCTCAAGTAATGTCATCTTGAAGACAGGATTTGATTTTCTGGACAATTGGTAA